In Streptomyces rapamycinicus NRRL 5491, the genomic stretch GCCGAGACATACGACGTCGACGACAACAGCGACGCCGTCGGCGGCCTCGGCGCTGGGGAGAGGGGACACGGTTGGTCTCGCTCCTCGTGGGTGGACGGATGGGGGTCAGCCACACACCGTTGACCCGGTGCTGGGCGGGATGTTAGACAGCGCTAAGCGTTATGCGCAATGAACGTTGCAGAGATTGCAACCGGAATCGTTATGGAGGCGCTCCATGGCCACCGACCACCGCGACCAGGCCGTCGCCGCCCTCGCGCGGGAACGCGTCGACCACCGCTTCAAGGGGCTGCCGCCGAACGCCGAGGGCCTTACGGTCGGCGAGCTCGCCGCCGAGCGGCGCTCCCTGTTCACCGGTGGCTTCACCACGCCCGTACTGGCGCTGTCGGCCGAGGCCCTGGAGCACAACCTGGTGGCGATGGAGCGCTACTCCGCCGCCCACGGGCTCGCCTTCGCCCCGCACGGCAAGACCTCCCTGGCCCCACAGCTCTTCGAGCGCCAGCTCGCACACGGGGCCTGGGGCATCACCGCGGCCGTCCCCACCCAGGTGCGGATCTACCGGGCCTTCGGCATCCAGCGGATCTTCCTCGCCAACGAGGTCGTCGACGCCGCCGCCCTCCACTGGCTCGCGGCCGAACTCGACGCCGACCCCGAATTCCGCTTCATCGCCTACGTCGACTCGGTGCGCGGCGTGGAGCTGATGGACGCCGCCCTGCGGGAAGCGGGCGCGCGACGGCCGGTCGATGTGGTCGTCGAACTGGGCGGCGGCGAGGGAGCGCGCACCGGGGTCCGCACGGAGGCGGAGTGCGCGGCGGTCGCCGACGCGGTCGCGGCCGCCGGGCCCCTGCGGCTGGTCGGGGTCGCCGGATACGAGGGCGAGGT encodes the following:
- a CDS encoding alanine racemase gives rise to the protein MATDHRDQAVAALARERVDHRFKGLPPNAEGLTVGELAAERRSLFTGGFTTPVLALSAEALEHNLVAMERYSAAHGLAFAPHGKTSLAPQLFERQLAHGAWGITAAVPTQVRIYRAFGIQRIFLANEVVDAAALHWLAAELDADPEFRFIAYVDSVRGVELMDAALREAGARRPVDVVVELGGGEGARTGVRTEAECAAVADAVAAAGPLRLVGVAGYEGEVPKPDGERVRAWLRRLTALAADFDAAGRFEDVDEVVVSAGGSAWFDAVADVFAELPTLSRPVLKLLRSGAYVSHDDGHYRHITPFNRVPEEGELHPAFRLWAQVVSRPEPGQAFLNAGKRDAAYDLDMPEPQLIRSARDTTTRPATGLTITALSDQHAWVSVADDTTLEVGDWVAMGLSHPCTSFDKWQLIPVAESDGTVTDYIRTFF